Within Carettochelys insculpta isolate YL-2023 chromosome 21, ASM3395843v1, whole genome shotgun sequence, the genomic segment ATCCATTTAAAAGTTAGTTGGGTGGAAGTTGAAAAGGACTTACGGTAACTAATGAAAGCTTATCAAAACTCAGTGTTTTCTCCCagctcaaaaatatttaaaacacactTTATTTAGAAAAGGGACTCTCTTAAATTTAAGACCCAGAATTAAATAGACTATTCCTTGCATTTGCTTTTTTATCTGCATACTGGCTAATATTTCTGGTCTTATTAATGAAGCCAGACTAACAACATGAATCGTCTAAATCTTAGTCCCAAGTTTTGGATGGAATCTTATTTTTTCTGGACAGCATTCAGTTCTGTGCAGTAAGGTAAAACATTATGTTATAAAACACAACAGTGTATACAGTGAGATTGGGAAGGACAGTGCCCACTGAGTACAACCTATGAAGTACAAAAGCATTGGAGGATTTCAGAGGTTTGTAAAACAGTCTTTCCTGCTGCCACTAGCCATTCATAATCATCATCTTCTAGGTTTCCAGGCAGTTCTGGAGTAAGGAGTAGTCCTTTTTTTATCCGGTGGTTTGAAGTAAGAATAAGCTGGTGGTGCTGGATATTCCGCATCTGGATTCTCTGCCATCATTTTCAGCTTGGCTTCAATGGCTTTTATTTTTGCACTGAcactggaaaaggggaaaaaattggaAGGAATAAGTCTAGTTTGTGATTTACCGGTGAACAAAAAGTTCTCAGATAACCCAATACGTCTTGCATCAGAATACTAAGACATGTCAGGAGTAGaacagggtgggcaataagctgCCCACGGGCTGGAAATGGCTCACTAAGttagcttctggttggctgccaGCTCTTCACTTACCTGTACATCTGCAGGTACGGCTGTCTctagctcctgttggccacagattACCAACAGACCAGGACATtgcttctcacagctcccattagctgggaaCGGCAATCTGCAACCAATGGCCACTGCAAGCAGACATGCAGGCAAATAAAGTcctggtggcccaccagggactaaccctggtaaACCACATCCAGCTATGGGCTGCTTATTGGCCACCCATAAGTTAGAGGGTGGCTAACGTTACCTTCAGAAAGTGAGTAAAGCTGGTAGCCAAAGATCAACCAGTAAGGACTGAGCTAGAGTCACATTTGGAATGTTTTGCATGTTTTGGCTAGTGAAAGACCGTACCTGCATTACTACATAACAAAATTAGGGTCCCTCCACATATACATATTCTACTGTTTGCTTCCCACAAGGTAAACCTAAATTCTTCTCCATACATGCAAGTAATGCTATTTTACAACCAGTTTGAATAAGATTTGATACCACTCTGGAGTCAGCCTCATTCAAAGGCAATGGAAGTCCCAAGGGAAAATACAAGCCAAGCACCTCCTGCAAGCTCAGTCAATGGAATCTTCCAGTCTTAAAAGCTATGGGGTTTTGTGTATTTTATCTTTATTACTACACTTAAAGTAGCAGTGTCCAAATTGCTCTGAATCAGATCTGATATTTTTCTGCCTGACCCATGTTCACTAAAATACAGTAGTTACAGGAACTGTTATTAGTTAGAAAccagaaaacaaacacaaataccCCAATTATGGACTTATTTgcgcttccactgaagtcaaacagAGTTTTGCCTCTGGGCTGATGGACTTGGTCACATTTTAATTATGTTGGTTCCTACCTTAGGTTAGACTGGGTTGGCTCGGTGCTGGATGATGGCTCGAGACTGATTGGaagaattttttcatttttattatggtCATATCGCTGCAGGTGAGAAAGGAGAATTTTTAGTAATGATATTGCTTAAGTGAACTTGAAGTCGAAGGCTCACAAACTAGATGGTTTGCCAACAGAAACCCTTCCAGTCTGAATTAATCTCACCTAATATTCTACTGACAAGCAAGCATCTGTACAACTTTTACCAAAAACCCATTAGGTTAAGCCACATGGTAAAAACATAATGGTTCTAGAGAACATATTTGCTTCTGTTTGGAGACCACATATGTCTAGGATGCTGTATGCTCACCATGTTAGGGATATAAGATCCCATTTAAATGGCTAGATGTTAGGTGTAACAGGTTAACCGATTTTaattgggtgacgtgggggtggctggggagactATTCTGTAGTTCAGTGGATCTACTGCTGTggtgtcctcatgggtctttgaCTCCGTCGAttatgataaccagaaggctgcttttacgtgtgtgtgtttgcaatCATGCAGGCCCCATGACTGCACCAGAGGTCCCACAAAAACCACAGACCAGGTAAGGATCAAAAGCACCCAGCCAAGATTTATTGTCAAGCAAGGTACAAAAGCAGTTGTCAAGTATAGTATACTGTACTGCTACACTGCATGTATGTACCTGCTGCAGTGGACTGATGTagccagtgggaattccactgccccctAAGTCAGACAGACAGAGTCCCCCAAGACACCACGTTATACCCatgtacaaacaaagcacacctcactACTGATGTATCAGGCTGCCACTCTCTGATGTTGTCAGGTTACCACCAATCAGtgcatcctccatgactgaactgaccttgtcaactctggccctcctcttgactgggactccttcccttttcatgagcctataaatttagatcctcctctcatgcatttgatgaagtggatttttacccacaaaagcttatgctccaaaatatctgttagtatataaggtgccacaggacccttcattgctgttaaagaacaacaagaagtcctgttgcaccttatagactaacagaaaagttctgggcatgagcttttgtgagcaaagactcacttcatctgctGATACTTGTTCTTGTACCTCATGGCTTGGTTAGATCATCCCTTATCAAtcctgctgtcattttagacTCTTTCCTGGACCTAAGTGTGTACCTGTAAGGTGCAGGTACCAAGGTCTTTTTGAAATGAGGGACTGGTACCTTGTGATGTCAACTTATGAATGGTACCAATTACTGTTCCACACCTGGACCAATTAGTAATGAGTGctttgtactctcagccctgtctgacCAAGTTGTTAGCAAAGGCCTACCTCTTGCTCACAGGTTAGTTTTGCTTTTAGCTGTGTTTTGTCCGTTGTTGCTAGGTCTTcggcctcaaaccaggcctgtgttatacaggttTAAGCCTTCATCTTACCACACACTCCAGCTCAACTGGTGTGGCCCCCCGCTGCTCACAGGGACTGCTCTGTCCAGACCGGAGTCCCCCGTTCTtggtgtgctgggggcaggggctgctctgaccCAGCCTGAACATTTCTGCTCATGGTGCTGCCAAGGTCAGTGGCACTCCAGCACAGCCATAGCAAGCCCCATCCACAGTGGTCCAGCACAGGAGAACTGTGGGCAGGGgcactctggcctggctggagcagccccatccaGGGAGGCCTCAGGTGCACCGCAAGGTACGGGTGCCCCAACAAGACTGAAGCAGCCCCAGTCCATGACAGCTGGGTTGGtgtggcctccccagctgccccctcccttggTCTGCTGCAGATAAGGCTACTTTGGCCTGGCTGAAacacccctgcctgcagtggcacTGTGGAGCTAGGGCAACCCCATGCCCACAGCAGGTGGGGGGGCTACTCTAGCCCATAACTACAAATAACCTTTATTAACTGTCATGTGCACTTTATTTTGGATCTTTAAGGCTTGTTCTAAGACAATTTAACGTATCTAGAGTTGCTTCCTAAGACtgtggtgtgtggtggggagagatATGAAGTGCAGCATACAACAATAGAGACACTGGCCAAAGGTGAGCCTACTACAGGGTACTAATAGCTATGACCTTTGCATAAGGACAGTGTAGAACCAGAAGCGAACACAGAACACTTGTTTCCTGTTTGAATGCAGCCATATGGAATTCTGCTGCGGAAAAGTATTGTACTCACAACAGTTCAAAATCAGGCTCATTCAGCAGAAAGCAATTTGCGAGCCTCTCTTTTCTGACAGCAATAGGCCCCCTGAAATACTTGTAGTGTGTTCTGGTTCCATGTTTCGCTTGGCACAAGTTCTGGTTTGTTTTTCTGCAGAACCGCTCAAAATGCCAGCATCTAGTAaggttttctctctttttaaagcCTTAACTATTCATTTTACAAACTATGTAGCATTATGTTGGCATTGCCTAAAATAAAACACTTGTCACAATAAGCAAAAGCCTCCTGCGGTTCAATCTTTCCACCCAGAGAAAGGCAAATGCTGTTGCAAACTGAACTAAGGTATTCTGCACTTTATTTACTGTACATCCACACTGCTTATGCATTGGTGTCTTCGGCAGAATTCCTCTCTACACAGACATTTGCTGTACTGAAATTCTATTTATGGGCTGGCCATTCTTCATGCACATAGAAGCACGTAACATCCTACAAGAGAGCTATAGAATTTACAGTTCATCAAAATGGAGACTGCGTTTCCAAGAGTTTGTATGTACTCTCAAAAGTACTGAGCCCTTAGAGCTTGCTAATTAAAAAAGCATGGCGGCCCTTAGCTTTCAACACAAATACACATGTGCATTTCACAGCACAAAGGGTGGAAGAATTCCCCCTGTACCATGCTACACTTGGTTGCTTGCTTTTAAGAGGAGCGAGTCTTCCCACAGAAAATAATAAAAGACAGTTGCTTTGTTAAGTATAACTCGGTAACCCAATGGCAGGGAAAAGACCACACATCCAGAAGAAATTGGAagtcaagaacataagaatggctgcaatgggtcagaccaatggcccacCTAACCCAGGATCCTGTTTTCCAAGAGTGTTCAATGCCAGAAGCCTCAGAGGATTTGAACAGAATACGGCAATTATTGAGGAAGCCATCCCTTATCATCCAGGTCCCGCTTCTGGCACTTAAAGGCTCGGGACAACCTCAGTATGGGGTTGCATCCCTTGACCACCTTGGTTAACAACATTTGAtcaacctatcctccatgaacttagctaaattcttttttgaacctagtCATACTTTTGGCCTTCCCAATGTCCCTTAAGAACAAGCAAtcttgcagcaccttacagactaaccaatttattaattaggtaatgagcttttatgggtcaGACCCACAAGTGCaacttacctacaaaagctcattatctaataaattggttagtctgtaaggtgctacacgactgcttgttCTTTATGAAGCGACACattaacatggccacccctctgagtcCCCTAACAGAGTTTCACAGGTTGGTTGTGCATCAGTTGAAGTACTTCCATTTGTATAAGCCTGCCATTAATTGGGTAACCGCTGGTTCGTGTGTTATATGAAGGGCTAAATAAAGTTTCCTAATTCGCTTTGCCCcgaccattcatgattttatagacttctatcatactCATCCTTAGGCatcccttttccaagctgaaaagtcccatgcTGTTAAATTTCTTCCCATGTGGAAGTTGCTCCATATgcttcatcatttttattgcccttttctgtacctcttCCAGTCTAATACTGTATGTCTTTTGTGGTATGGGGCAGGCTCCAATACTGAAGGTGGTGACATAGCACGGAATCATACAGTGGCATTCACTGTCTTCCCCAGTTCCCACGGGGTACTCAACCACCACTGTCTAGGGTCCAGCCTCCTTTCCACTCCTTACCCCCCCATTCCCACCgcctcccacacccaccccacctcttcctgccctgttctgctccctccccacacctcttcctgctatgccaccactccccccactccctccagctACTCCTGAATGCAAATCTGCAGAAGGTGGaaagtgtgggggagggtgggaaaggAGCCGTCTgctagggctgctggcaggcaggaggcctggtgggggaggagctgaTCTGCATGGCTGCTGAGCACCCATGTTcttcccccatgggtgctccagccatggAGTACTGACAAAATGGTTCTTAATATTccgttagcttttttgactgctgccgcacattgagcagatgttttcagagatccACTATGAGCACAAGTTCTCTTTCCTGAGTGGTATCTGTTAACTAAGATCCCACCACGTTGTACATATTTCTGACATTACATTTTCCAGTGTGCCtcattttgcatttatcagtatTGATCAACCGATATTTGCAAGCAGTCCTTACCACAGAGCCGCTCAAAGCAAAACCAACTTGTGTCAAAATGCAAGGGAAAGGAGGCTTGGTTTTAAATAAGAAATGTGTTATTTTATAACCAAGAAGTAAAAGAATCTACCAaacttgcaggggaaaaaaaaaccccccacCACCTTTaggaaacagaacagaaaaacTAGGAAATGCACAGTCAGCGACCAACCCTCTCGAAAGAAAGTACTGTGGGGGTGAGGTGATCTACAGCCTCAAGCTTCAGGACATAAACCTGTCACTAGCTCATCCCTTGTGGGCAAGTTACAATGGAGATTCTACGACCTTCTTTTAAAAGCTCCTGCACAGAGTTTTAGACAGGACACAGGCTTTGATTgataactggggtactccttgcaaaacaaagcaagcagtcctgtagcactttaaagacaagcagtTTTACCtattagctttcgtgggtaaCACCCACCCACTTCACCAGATTCTGGCGCAGAATCTGTCCACCACTTACtatgtttttaaattttacatGGAATATACACACACAATGGACAACCCCCCCAACCTTTAATATGTAGCATGTGtgacaaaaaacaagcaatctgCAGGAAACATTTAGTACACAATTTCTGAAGGGTCAAAATATGTAAGGAATAAGATGGCCAGCAACATTCTTATAGCAGGATATGACCAaagtaaaaactgaaaataagATAATACAAGAAGCATTCAGAACTTGTCTAAGCTTAAGTGAAAAGCCAGAGTACAGAGGCCAACTATGTAATGTTCCCTGTTTTTGAGCTAGCACAGAAAGATTTTGGTTTCAAGTTCTGCATCCTCATAAAGCAACTAAAGTTTGCAGTCAAAAGTTTACCTTTACTTGGGCATGTGCCCACCGCACCACCAGCTTTTTGGAGAGGGCCAGCTTACCATTGAGGCAGTGGATGGCTTGTTCTGCTTCCTGCACCAGAAGACAAGTCAATAAGTAAACCACCTCAACCTTTTATCATAAGATGTCTAAGGACCCTTTCTCCCACATGCAAGACTGATTTACAGGGACAGCTGACTAATACCATACAGACAATGTATGCTACTGTTCAGTTAGTGGTCCTAGGAACCCCAAACATCAGTCCAAATATCTATGTCCTTATAAATCATTGCAGAGGTTACTCACAAGGAAGACTCTTTTACTCATGGAAGAAAAAAAGGCATCACAGAACAGTGTTTCAAGGAGGTTTACTTATGCAGAACATCCACAATTTATTTTTTGTACTTCTCTCAGTATTGTTTGCTAAACTATTGGGTTTACACCTACTCTGGACTTGGTTAAATAATTAGTGTTACAAAGATTTGAGAATAAGACAAGAGATAGAATATGAAGATCAGCCACAGACCACACAATATAGCATGGATTTTCTGAATCCTTAAAATTAACTGGCTGATCCAGACCAGGTCCCAGTGGATCCTGCTGTTTCTTCCAAACCAGCTTGTCTGTCACAGCCTCTGAAAAATGAGCTTCAAAAGGTGTCATTAAAGCCATCTTTGCTTGCTAAATAATTGCAGAAGatggtggtggagggaggagaTGACAGTCTGTTTTTGGCTTTAACTCGGAGGTAATTGCTTGCTTATTACTTTAACATGCACTAAAGTTAGGATTACAACAGCATCTTACACTCATTCTGCTGCTCCCAAGTGTTTCCCACTACTGCCAATAATCTTCATTCCTGTATTATCTTCCCCAGTTCCTCCCTTCCATGCAACAGAGCTCCAGCACTATTTTCTGAGCCACCACGGAGTGATATTGAGCTGTGTTGTGGCTTTACCCCACCTCCTTATTGGTGATATGGCAGCGAAGTAGAAAGGCTGCGCAAAACAAAACCCCTCCACTTGGGCAGCTCCTTGCAGCTGCGTCCAATCCTGGTTGAACTGTGACAATTTGTCTCCATGATAATACAGGCAACAAAATTTTTAACCCGTGCCTCAGAGTACAAGATACCCAAAAGGGATCAGAAGGGAATATTTCCTTCCCCGTACACCCAACCGACGGAAAGCTTTACACAGGTGGAGAATTGTACGAGGGTGGGAGGCTGTGTCTTGCTGACGGCTCAGGggatagaaaacaaaaaaaatggaggAAATAGCAGTGAAAGTCCTAGGTTTAATATGCAACAGAATATGAAATTAAAATTTATACAGGTTATCAACAAGTGCCTTACGTCCCTATGAAGCTACCATGCACATAATCTAATGGCTTGTCCATTTAAGTTAGTGCCAAAAAGTTTTAGCAAAACAGCTCAAAGAAAGTTGTGAGAAAAACATTACTGTTACAATGTGGGGACTGCACCATACAGTGGTGGTGAGGAAGCAGAGGGTTTATGTATTGAAAGGCAATTGGGCACCTTTTTTCCTTCATGATTGACTTCCATCTATTCTTTCAGTTGATGCAGTTAATTTAGACCACCAAGCTAAGTCAGTCAGTTATAaggaacaaattaaaaaaaagtcaacataCCTGTTTAGTTTCAAAATTCACAAAACAGTATCCTCTGGGTTGTCCCTCCAATGCACCTGACTTATGGAAGAGGAAGTCAAATTGCTTTACTTTGCCAAATTTCTGAAGAAGTTTAAGGAGGTGATacctaaaaagaaaaagaacacacAGACTTACATAGGCAACCTTTCACAGGGACTTACAGCCAGGAAATTTAGAGAGTAAAGTCACCACTTATAATTCGGCACCTTAAATCATATGTACCATGTGTGGTCTGTGTCATTTGTGTTCTCTTAACAGTATGCATCCACTTCTGTATATCTCCCAACCAGTCTAGCACATGACAGCCCTCTGATATGCACATTGCAGCGTTACCCAGTGTCACCAATGGCTGTTTTAGCAACTCATGGCACAAAAGCATTGGAATCTGTCCATCCCCAACAGTGCCATCTGAAAGGTCTGCAATCGGGGCTAAGCTGTGATCAGTCATACTTGCCTGAGAATCAGAAATATGCTGCAGGACAAGACTCCATGAAGTGACTGAGAAGTGACAGAAGACCAGACAGAAGCTGGCTGAGGCATACAAGACTTGACGTGCGCTAATCACCTAATTTCAACTATGGACATGAAAATTACAGGCACATCAATTTAACTCTACCTTTGTACCATTACATGTGTTTTGTTAAGCTAAGTACAAAAATCAGCTATACAACCACTCATACTGCTTAAGATTTTGCACTTGATTTATCTGCTTGCAGGTTAATGcaacagacaaacaaaataagGACTAATTTTTAAGTTAGGTGAAAGCTAGTCTGCAAGTTCTCTGAACTTTTGCTGTTTCCCTCCATCACAGTCTCCGGATGACAGCAGCCGATTTCAGAAGAAAAACTTGACCACGCTTTACTTGGCTAGACTTCTTCCTACAGAATAGGAAATATTACCCAGGTGTTACTGCAGGGCAGTGCATGAGGACTCTTGAGATCCAATGCCAGGTCTAATAGCAACTTGCTATAAAGGTGTAGCAAGTCACCTGACCTCTGTGCCTATTTCACACTACATTAAATTGATAGAATACTTGCCTCTCTCTCACACTTAACACGTGCAAAACACTGACATTCTTGAATGAAAGAACATTTAAAAACCACTTGCATAAGCACAAAA encodes:
- the RBM18 gene encoding putative RNA-binding protein 18; this encodes MAAEIKTLPLENASILSEGSLQEGHRLWIGNLDPKITEYHLLKLLQKFGKVKQFDFLFHKSGALEGQPRGYCFVNFETKQEAEQAIHCLNGKLALSKKLVVRWAHAQVKRYDHNKNEKILPISLEPSSSTEPTQSNLSVSAKIKAIEAKLKMMAENPDAEYPAPPAYSYFKPPDKKRTTPYSRTAWKPRR